In the genome of Candidatus Microbacterium phytovorans, one region contains:
- a CDS encoding TIGR04028 family ABC transporter substrate-binding protein, translated as MTSPARRATLGLVAVVAAISLAACSSPSGSPQNAVAAGEPVVGGTLTFLESQAPTCFYAGGGGFYPVATILNQVADKLTYQDPETREISPWLATDWEINADATEYVFHLRDDVTFSDGTPLDAATVALNFDHFGLGDEELGLAAQEFVANYEASEVVDEHTVKFTFSAPTPGFLQATSVVGSAIVAKATAELPYEEQCQLENLVATGPFTVGDVVPEQQYSLAVREDYDWAPEVSEHQGRAYLDAIEIIVTPEDNVRTGALTAGQADAIRAVQVYDADALEASGNAVHYAPTNGVNPQFALRWTNPLLADLRVRQALQKATDTAAIVDTIYQGKFAQATSVLSRGATGYVDLSDKLGYDPEAAAALLDEAGWVPGADGIREKDGQRLELETWVAAVFPLNQQLDELVAEQWEKVGVKLNIDTPDAATATAGQKDPLQLPVAITHVGRVDPDVLKSNFHSASNRNALVSDDDVLDGLLDEISTLSSTEERYAKAAEVQEYLIDNAYTIPLYELPQTYATSAKTHGLTWEPVGRVVLYDTWLQQ; from the coding sequence ATGACCTCGCCCGCCCGCCGCGCGACCCTCGGCCTCGTCGCCGTCGTCGCCGCGATCTCCCTCGCCGCCTGCAGCAGCCCGTCCGGCAGCCCGCAGAATGCCGTCGCCGCCGGCGAGCCGGTCGTCGGCGGCACCCTCACGTTCCTCGAGTCGCAGGCGCCGACGTGCTTCTACGCCGGCGGCGGCGGGTTCTACCCGGTCGCGACGATCCTCAACCAGGTCGCCGACAAGCTCACCTACCAGGACCCCGAGACCCGCGAGATCTCGCCGTGGCTCGCGACCGATTGGGAGATCAACGCCGACGCGACCGAGTACGTCTTTCACCTGCGCGACGACGTCACCTTCTCCGACGGCACGCCGTTGGATGCCGCGACCGTCGCTCTCAACTTCGACCACTTCGGTCTGGGCGACGAGGAACTGGGGCTCGCCGCCCAGGAGTTCGTCGCGAACTACGAGGCCTCCGAGGTCGTCGACGAGCACACGGTGAAGTTCACCTTCTCCGCCCCGACCCCCGGCTTCCTGCAGGCCACGTCGGTGGTGGGCTCGGCGATCGTCGCGAAGGCGACGGCCGAGCTGCCCTACGAGGAGCAGTGCCAGCTGGAGAACCTCGTCGCGACGGGCCCGTTCACCGTGGGCGACGTGGTGCCCGAGCAGCAGTACTCCCTCGCCGTGCGTGAGGACTACGACTGGGCACCCGAGGTGTCGGAGCATCAGGGCCGGGCCTACCTCGATGCGATCGAGATCATCGTCACGCCGGAGGACAACGTCCGCACCGGCGCGCTGACGGCCGGCCAGGCCGACGCGATCCGCGCGGTGCAGGTGTACGACGCCGACGCGCTGGAGGCGTCGGGCAATGCGGTGCACTACGCGCCGACGAACGGCGTGAACCCCCAGTTCGCGCTCCGCTGGACGAACCCGCTGCTGGCCGACCTCCGCGTGCGGCAGGCGCTGCAGAAGGCGACCGACACGGCGGCGATCGTCGACACGATCTACCAGGGCAAGTTCGCGCAGGCGACGTCGGTGCTGAGCCGCGGCGCGACGGGGTACGTCGACCTGTCCGACAAGCTCGGCTACGACCCCGAGGCGGCGGCGGCGCTGCTCGACGAGGCGGGCTGGGTGCCCGGCGCCGACGGCATCCGCGAGAAGGACGGCCAGCGACTCGAGCTGGAGACCTGGGTGGCCGCGGTGTTCCCGCTCAACCAGCAGCTCGACGAGCTGGTGGCGGAGCAGTGGGAGAAGGTGGGCGTGAAGCTGAACATCGACACCCCGGATGCCGCGACCGCCACGGCCGGTCAGAAGGATCCGCTGCAGCTTCCGGTGGCGATCACCCACGTCGGCCGGGTCGATCCGGATGTGCTGAAGAGCAACTTCCACAGCGCCTCGAACCGCAACGCGCTGGTGTCGGACGACGACGTGCTCGACGGGCTGCTCGACGAGATCTCGACGCTCTCCTCGACCGAGGAGCGGTACGCGAAGGCGGCGGAGGTGCAGGAGTACCTCATCGACAACGCCTACACGATCCCGCTGTACGAGCTGCCGCAGACGTATGCGACGTCGGCGAAGACGCACGGGCTCACGTGGGAGCCGGTCGGCCGGGTCGTGCTCTACGACACCTGGCTGCAGCAGTAG
- a CDS encoding ABC transporter permease: MRYLIGRIGQAALVLWAAYTATFFLLSVLPGDGIMIKFENPEMGLSAEQIAAIRDYYRVDDPVLLQYVHALLGTVRGDFGYSISNAVPVADRLAAALPQTAQLASAAFVLALVIAAAIAAASVFAPFTWVRRALDAVPSLFISIPAFWFGLVLIQVFSFQLGWVPMIGASPVEALILPVITLAVPISAPLAQVFCRSLDEVAARPFVQVVTAKGASRSWILLRHTAKNALLPTLTISGLVFGELIAGSVVTETVFGRNGVGRLVNEAVAGQDLPVIQAVVLLSALVFVTVNLVVDLLFPVLDPRLRRPGGRRRSWIISPAGPPPESSSAESPSAPSPIGAAA; the protein is encoded by the coding sequence ATGCGCTACCTCATCGGACGTATCGGCCAGGCGGCACTCGTGCTGTGGGCCGCGTACACGGCGACCTTCTTCCTGCTCTCGGTGCTCCCGGGCGACGGGATCATGATCAAGTTCGAAAACCCCGAGATGGGGCTCTCGGCCGAGCAGATCGCCGCCATCCGGGACTACTACCGCGTCGACGACCCGGTGCTCCTGCAGTACGTCCACGCGCTCCTCGGCACCGTCCGGGGCGACTTCGGCTACTCGATCAGCAACGCGGTGCCCGTGGCCGACCGCCTCGCCGCGGCGCTGCCGCAGACGGCGCAGCTCGCGTCGGCGGCGTTCGTGCTCGCGCTGGTGATCGCGGCGGCGATCGCCGCGGCATCCGTCTTCGCGCCGTTCACGTGGGTGCGGCGGGCCCTGGATGCCGTGCCGTCGCTGTTCATCTCGATCCCCGCGTTCTGGTTCGGTCTCGTGCTGATCCAGGTGTTCTCGTTCCAGCTGGGCTGGGTGCCGATGATCGGGGCGTCGCCGGTGGAGGCGCTGATCCTGCCGGTGATCACTCTGGCGGTGCCGATCTCCGCGCCGCTCGCGCAGGTGTTCTGCCGGAGCCTCGACGAGGTCGCGGCGCGTCCGTTCGTGCAGGTGGTGACGGCGAAGGGCGCGAGCCGGTCGTGGATCCTCCTGCGGCACACGGCGAAGAACGCGCTCCTGCCGACGCTCACGATCAGCGGGCTCGTCTTCGGCGAGCTGATCGCCGGGTCGGTGGTGACCGAGACCGTCTTCGGTCGCAACGGCGTCGGACGTCTCGTGAACGAGGCGGTGGCGGGCCAGGACCTCCCCGTGATCCAGGCGGTGGTGCTGCTGTCGGCCCTCGTGTTCGTCACCGTCAACCTCGTCGTCGACCTCCTCTTCCCGGTGCTCGATCCGCGCCTGCGCCGTCCCGGGGGCCGCCGCCGGTCGTGGATCATCTCCCCGGCCGGGCCGCCGCCCGAATCGTCCTCTGCCGAGTCCCCCTCTGCCCCTTCGCCGATCGGAGCCGCCGCATGA
- a CDS encoding ABC transporter permease produces the protein MTAIISPPLLDEPVLHEVAPASAASPRAAIRRRRRLSPTLVVSAAVLAVVLAWAVAPALFAPFSPYTQVAAALQAPSLAHPFGTDAVGRDQLSRVVFGARESLLGAALAVTVGLVVGVLLGAVAASIGGAADAVVMRVVDVLLAIPGLLLALTVVVLLGTGTANAALAVGVGSIAGFARLTRSEVVQVRGTEYVEAAYGSGGTFLTVLFGHILPNSLRPVLALLALQFGGAILALSTLGFLGYGVTPPDPEWGMIIAQGRNLLGAAWWVTALPGVVLLLVVLATNRISQAIGAAR, from the coding sequence ATGACCGCGATCATCTCGCCGCCCCTCCTCGATGAGCCGGTGCTCCACGAGGTCGCGCCGGCGTCCGCGGCATCCCCGCGCGCCGCGATCCGGCGCCGCCGACGCCTCTCGCCGACGCTCGTCGTGTCGGCGGCGGTGCTCGCCGTCGTGCTCGCGTGGGCGGTGGCCCCGGCCCTGTTCGCTCCGTTCTCGCCGTACACGCAGGTGGCGGCGGCGCTGCAGGCACCGTCGCTCGCGCATCCGTTCGGCACCGACGCGGTCGGGCGCGACCAGCTCTCCCGCGTCGTCTTCGGTGCGCGGGAGTCGCTGCTGGGCGCCGCGCTCGCCGTCACGGTGGGTCTCGTCGTCGGCGTGCTGCTCGGCGCCGTCGCCGCCAGCATCGGAGGGGCCGCGGATGCCGTCGTCATGCGTGTCGTCGACGTGCTCCTCGCGATCCCGGGTCTCCTGCTCGCCCTCACGGTCGTCGTGCTGCTGGGCACGGGCACCGCCAACGCGGCGCTCGCCGTCGGGGTCGGGTCGATCGCCGGCTTCGCGCGGCTGACGAGGTCGGAGGTCGTGCAGGTGCGCGGTACCGAGTACGTCGAGGCGGCCTACGGCAGTGGCGGCACGTTCCTCACGGTGCTGTTCGGACACATCCTGCCCAACTCGCTGCGTCCGGTGCTGGCGCTGCTGGCGCTGCAGTTCGGAGGAGCGATCCTCGCCCTGTCGACTCTCGGGTTCCTCGGGTACGGGGTGACGCCGCCCGACCCCGAGTGGGGCATGATCATCGCCCAGGGGCGCAACCTCCTCGGCGCTGCGTGGTGGGTGACAGCCCTGCCGGGTGTCGTGCTGCTTCTCGTCGTGCTCGCGACGAACCGCATCAGCCAGGCGATCGGGGCGGCACGATGA
- a CDS encoding ABC transporter ATP-binding protein, with protein sequence MSAVLDVRDLAVAYESRRGRVVAVDGIDIRIEPGEAVALVGETGSGKTTAALASIGLLPRGAVRLRGTVALGGQDITGWSPRRLERILGREVGLVPQDPTASLDPLKTVGWQIGEVFRIHGERDRARISREVEGLLERVGLAETGRIARSFPHELSGGQRQRVLIAGAIALRPGLIVADESTSALDVTVQRTVLDLLDDLRREDGSGLLFVTHDLAVAAERADRIIVLEGGIVQDAGDVRTVLGAAVFGDTAAPDEAVAPPVAAYTRRLVANAPALQPARFRDPAPRRSADGAGGPAIEVADLRKVIPGHRGRSDVHALDGVSFTVPPATTHAIVGESGSGKSTVARIALGLTAPTSGAVRVAGTDLVGPDGRGLTGTALRAFRRRVQLVYQSPYASLNPSMRILDTVAEPLRRFEGLSRAAARREAADLLDRVALGAELHDRRPRELSGGQRQRVAIARALAPKPDVLVLDEPVSALDVTVQAQILRLLDELQRERALTYLFISHDLAVVRQIADTVTVLSRGRVEETGSTRDVFERPRSDYTVALLDAIPAPAFAVTSPSRPHRGTP encoded by the coding sequence ATGAGCGCGGTCCTCGACGTCCGCGACCTCGCCGTCGCGTACGAGTCGCGACGCGGTCGGGTCGTGGCCGTCGACGGCATCGACATCCGCATCGAGCCGGGCGAGGCGGTCGCCCTCGTCGGCGAGACCGGGTCGGGGAAGACGACGGCGGCCCTGGCATCCATCGGCCTCCTTCCTCGCGGCGCCGTCCGGCTGCGCGGCACGGTCGCGCTCGGCGGCCAGGACATCACCGGCTGGTCGCCGCGACGACTCGAACGCATTCTGGGACGCGAGGTGGGTCTCGTCCCGCAAGACCCGACGGCATCCCTCGACCCGCTGAAGACGGTCGGCTGGCAGATCGGCGAGGTGTTCCGCATCCACGGGGAACGCGATCGCGCCCGCATCTCCCGCGAGGTCGAGGGGCTCCTCGAGCGGGTGGGCCTGGCCGAGACGGGCCGTATCGCGCGCTCCTTCCCGCACGAGCTGTCGGGGGGTCAGCGGCAGCGGGTGCTGATCGCCGGCGCGATCGCGCTGCGGCCGGGACTCATCGTCGCCGACGAGTCGACGAGCGCCCTCGACGTCACGGTGCAGCGGACGGTGCTCGACCTCCTCGACGACCTGCGCCGCGAAGACGGCTCCGGCCTCCTGTTCGTCACGCACGATCTCGCGGTCGCCGCCGAGCGTGCCGACCGCATCATCGTGTTGGAGGGCGGGATCGTGCAGGATGCCGGTGACGTCCGCACCGTCCTCGGCGCCGCCGTCTTCGGCGACACCGCGGCGCCGGACGAGGCCGTCGCGCCTCCCGTCGCCGCCTACACGCGCCGCCTCGTCGCGAACGCCCCCGCGCTGCAGCCGGCGCGGTTCCGCGATCCCGCCCCGCGCCGCTCGGCGGACGGAGCGGGGGGACCGGCCATCGAGGTCGCCGATCTCCGCAAGGTGATCCCGGGGCACCGGGGACGCTCCGACGTGCACGCGCTCGACGGGGTGTCGTTCACCGTGCCGCCCGCCACGACCCACGCGATCGTCGGGGAATCGGGGTCGGGGAAGTCGACGGTCGCGCGCATCGCCCTCGGTCTCACCGCTCCGACCTCGGGCGCCGTACGGGTGGCCGGCACCGACCTCGTCGGACCGGACGGGCGCGGCCTCACCGGCACCGCCCTGCGCGCGTTCCGCAGGCGGGTGCAGCTGGTGTACCAGAGCCCGTACGCGTCGCTGAACCCGTCGATGCGCATCCTCGACACGGTCGCCGAGCCGCTCCGCCGCTTCGAAGGGCTGTCCCGGGCCGCGGCGCGACGGGAAGCGGCCGACCTGCTCGACCGCGTCGCCCTCGGCGCGGAGCTCCACGACCGGCGGCCCCGCGAGCTGTCCGGCGGCCAGCGCCAGCGGGTCGCGATCGCCCGCGCCCTCGCCCCCAAGCCCGACGTCCTCGTGCTCGATGAGCCCGTCTCGGCGCTCGACGTCACGGTGCAGGCCCAGATCCTCCGCCTGCTCGACGAGCTGCAGCGCGAGCGCGCCCTCACCTACCTGTTCATCTCCCACGACCTCGCCGTCGTCCGCCAGATCGCCGACACCGTCACCGTGCTCTCCCGCGGCCGGGTCGAGGAGACGGGCTCCACGCGAGACGTGTTCGAGCGGCCCCGCAGCGACTACACCGTCGCCCTGCTGGATGCCATCCCCGCCCCCGCCTTCGCTGTCACCAGCCCTTCCCGCCCCCACCGAGGAACACCATGA
- a CDS encoding putative FMN-dependent luciferase-like monooxygenase — translation MTQLALFTRVLDDASPGERYALALAQIQQAERLGLDRAWVAQHHFRAAEGGLPSPFVFLAHAAAATRGIRLGTGVVTLTLEDPVRVAEDAVVLDLLSGGRFDLGLGSGGTPTSFAPFGLELADKTAVYEAKLDTLLTALRGGDVGGGNTLYPDAGTLGDRIWQATFSPSGGARAGRHGHGLLLSRTQPRPDDRPDATLAELQEPIVDAYLDALPSGARPFVTASRTVFVADDRAEARAFADAGLRRAIRTFRGGRLSEGVDLDTLIAASDTHVGTPDEVAASLAADTTLTRADEVAFQVHSVDAPHAHILRSIELFATEVAPALGWRSPASHPITTGGHA, via the coding sequence ATGACCCAGCTCGCCCTGTTCACCCGCGTCCTCGACGACGCCTCGCCCGGTGAGCGCTACGCCCTCGCCCTCGCGCAGATCCAGCAGGCGGAGCGTCTCGGTCTCGACCGCGCCTGGGTCGCGCAGCACCACTTCCGCGCCGCCGAGGGCGGACTGCCGTCGCCGTTCGTCTTCCTCGCCCACGCGGCCGCCGCGACGCGCGGCATCCGTCTCGGCACCGGCGTCGTGACCCTCACTCTCGAAGACCCCGTGCGGGTCGCCGAGGATGCCGTCGTGCTCGACCTGCTGTCGGGCGGACGGTTCGACCTCGGACTCGGCAGCGGCGGCACCCCGACCTCGTTCGCGCCGTTCGGGCTGGAACTGGCCGACAAGACCGCGGTGTACGAGGCGAAGCTCGACACCCTGCTGACGGCGCTGCGCGGCGGCGACGTCGGCGGCGGCAACACCCTCTACCCCGACGCGGGCACCCTCGGCGACCGCATCTGGCAGGCGACCTTCTCCCCGTCCGGCGGGGCGCGCGCGGGACGCCACGGCCACGGCCTCCTCCTCTCGCGCACCCAGCCGCGACCCGACGACCGCCCCGACGCGACCCTCGCCGAGCTCCAGGAGCCGATCGTCGACGCGTACCTCGACGCCCTCCCGTCGGGCGCGCGGCCGTTCGTCACGGCATCCCGCACGGTGTTCGTCGCGGACGACCGCGCCGAGGCGCGCGCCTTCGCCGACGCCGGGCTGCGGCGGGCGATCCGCACCTTCCGCGGCGGCCGGCTCTCCGAGGGCGTCGACCTCGACACCCTCATCGCCGCCAGCGACACCCACGTCGGCACCCCCGACGAGGTCGCCGCGTCGCTCGCCGCCGACACGACCCTCACCCGCGCCGACGAGGTCGCCTTCCAGGTGCACTCGGTCGACGCGCCGCACGCGCACATCCTGCGCTCCATCGAGCTGTTCGCCACGGAGGTCGCCCCCGCACTGGGGTGGCGCTCCCCGGCATCCCACCCCATCACCACAGGAGGACACGCATGA
- a CDS encoding CMD domain protein: MTTAISDVIDEISGASPAVSARRRPVTREQSQASFDALFAPVDDSEFALDDRWLLAAFVTRLTAADPTADFYADRAREAAPDLAVHVLAEADAQTAAGPYGVYAEPGLQRENIVGPRYLPSADVRAAVGDKLAAALAHAHLVTYRLRETDGASHDALLDAGWSVDGIVTLSQLIAFLAFQQRVAAGLRVLSATEVAA, translated from the coding sequence ATGACCACCGCCATCTCCGACGTCATCGACGAGATCTCCGGCGCTTCGCCGGCCGTCTCGGCGCGGCGCCGACCCGTCACCCGCGAGCAGTCGCAGGCCAGCTTCGACGCCCTGTTCGCCCCCGTCGACGACAGCGAATTCGCTCTCGACGACCGCTGGCTGCTCGCGGCGTTCGTCACGCGCCTCACCGCCGCCGACCCCACCGCCGACTTCTACGCCGACCGTGCCCGCGAGGCCGCTCCCGACCTCGCCGTGCACGTGCTCGCCGAAGCCGACGCGCAGACCGCCGCCGGCCCCTACGGCGTGTACGCCGAGCCCGGCCTGCAGCGCGAGAACATCGTCGGACCGCGCTACCTGCCGTCGGCCGACGTCCGTGCCGCCGTCGGCGACAAGCTCGCCGCCGCCCTCGCCCACGCGCACCTGGTCACCTACCGCCTGCGCGAGACCGACGGGGCCTCGCACGACGCCCTCCTGGATGCCGGGTGGAGCGTCGACGGCATCGTCACCCTGTCGCAGCTCATCGCCTTCCTCGCCTTCCAGCAGCGCGTCGCTGCGGGGCTCCGGGTGCTCTCGGCGACGGAGGTGGCGGCATGA
- a CDS encoding alkylhydroperoxidase domain protein — protein MSDTIVETADGIRALRHDAPHPDAFTRDSVGWLPWLEPLPVDQLTERHHAGLVDRGRASSDYFRLLARDPEILRARTLTDKDIFYNVAEGLPRADRELAAAAASRVNGCVFCASVHARFAAHFSGREDAVDRLLAEGVGADLGERWNAIVAASTALTQTPIAFGPAHVARLRAAGLDDLEISDVVHGAAFFNWANRLMLTIGRAVAPA, from the coding sequence ATGAGCGACACGATCGTCGAGACCGCCGACGGCATCCGCGCCCTGCGCCACGACGCCCCGCACCCCGATGCGTTCACGCGCGACAGCGTGGGCTGGCTGCCGTGGCTCGAGCCGCTGCCCGTCGACCAGCTGACCGAACGGCACCACGCCGGACTCGTCGACCGCGGTCGCGCGAGCTCCGACTACTTCCGTCTCCTCGCGCGCGACCCCGAGATCCTGCGGGCGCGCACCCTCACCGACAAGGACATCTTCTACAACGTCGCCGAGGGCCTGCCGCGTGCCGACCGGGAGCTCGCGGCGGCCGCGGCATCCCGGGTCAACGGCTGCGTCTTCTGCGCGTCGGTGCACGCGCGGTTCGCCGCGCACTTCTCGGGCCGGGAGGATGCCGTCGACCGTCTGCTCGCGGAGGGTGTCGGCGCCGACCTGGGGGAGCGGTGGAACGCGATCGTCGCGGCGTCCACGGCGCTCACCCAGACGCCGATCGCGTTCGGACCCGCGCACGTCGCACGCCTCCGCGCCGCCGGTCTCGACGACCTGGAGATCTCGGACGTCGTGCACGGCGCGGCCTTCTTCAACTGGGCCAACCGGCTCATGCTGACGATCGGGAGGGCCGTCGCACCGGCTTAG
- a CDS encoding ECF transporter S component, giving the protein MSRVSTVYLLTCAAIGVAGGVLLWGSSALGIVVSATVPWLQVAFTGFWMLPGVVALRLLQRPFAGLVTGLIAGLVILPYIGASLWWVFFAELPFLLLLYKRWWTGLHYLGALLAAIPYPILAAEYFGVWSMPVWTQIAMFSITIVSCLAAAALGVLIADRLTRAGVARLARRRPPEAAPAAT; this is encoded by the coding sequence GTGAGCCGCGTCTCCACCGTCTATCTGCTCACCTGCGCAGCTATCGGTGTCGCCGGAGGGGTGCTCCTGTGGGGGTCGTCGGCGCTCGGCATCGTGGTGTCGGCGACCGTGCCGTGGCTGCAGGTCGCGTTCACCGGATTCTGGATGCTTCCCGGTGTCGTCGCCCTGCGGCTGTTGCAGCGCCCCTTCGCCGGATTGGTGACGGGGCTGATCGCCGGGCTCGTCATCCTGCCGTACATCGGCGCGAGCCTGTGGTGGGTCTTCTTCGCAGAGCTCCCCTTCCTGCTGCTCCTGTACAAGCGCTGGTGGACGGGGCTGCACTACCTCGGGGCGCTCCTGGCGGCGATCCCGTATCCGATCCTCGCCGCCGAGTACTTCGGCGTGTGGTCGATGCCCGTGTGGACGCAGATCGCGATGTTCTCGATCACGATCGTCAGCTGCCTGGCCGCGGCGGCACTCGGCGTCCTCATCGCCGACCGCCTGACGCGCGCGGGCGTCGCCCGGCTCGCGCGGCGGCGGCCTCCGGAGGCGGCCCCCGCCGCGACCTGA
- a CDS encoding siderophore-interacting protein produces MARSSSLVKPVSQDLLHLTVLRTERLSPHWMRITLGGGDIDRFTPLGFDQWFRIFLPHTGGSGDEGLERIPAKANKIFGYLKYLRIPDGMRPVMRNYTVRAYRPATAGRGAELDVDFVLHGSGPSAGPASRWADAAQPGESVVIIDEGLGFNPERGVEKVALVADETGAPALAGVCASLPATATGFAIIETPSADDILAFDAPAGVDVQWIVREDGVKPGTLALAALQERAVDPGVHAFIVGEQALPTAARRHLVGERGVDKSAVSFVGYWRVGAASPTPKSQVGAAEGSPS; encoded by the coding sequence GTGGCGCGATCCAGCAGTCTCGTGAAGCCCGTCTCGCAAGACCTCCTGCACCTGACCGTGCTGCGTACCGAACGGCTGAGCCCGCACTGGATGCGCATCACCCTCGGTGGCGGCGACATCGACCGGTTCACGCCGCTCGGGTTCGACCAGTGGTTCCGCATCTTCCTGCCGCACACCGGCGGCTCCGGCGACGAGGGCCTGGAGCGGATCCCGGCCAAGGCGAACAAGATCTTCGGCTACCTCAAGTACCTGCGGATCCCCGACGGCATGCGCCCCGTGATGCGCAACTACACGGTGCGCGCCTACCGCCCGGCAACCGCCGGTCGAGGCGCCGAACTCGATGTCGACTTCGTGCTCCACGGGTCGGGTCCGAGCGCCGGACCCGCATCGCGCTGGGCGGATGCCGCGCAGCCCGGCGAGTCGGTCGTCATCATCGACGAGGGCCTCGGGTTCAACCCCGAGCGGGGTGTGGAGAAGGTGGCGCTGGTCGCCGACGAGACCGGCGCACCCGCGCTGGCCGGGGTGTGTGCGTCGTTGCCGGCGACGGCGACCGGCTTCGCGATCATCGAGACGCCGTCGGCCGACGACATCCTCGCCTTCGACGCGCCGGCCGGGGTCGACGTGCAGTGGATCGTCCGCGAGGACGGCGTCAAGCCCGGAACCCTCGCCCTCGCCGCACTCCAGGAGCGCGCCGTCGACCCCGGTGTACATGCCTTCATCGTCGGCGAGCAAGCCCTTCCTACCGCAGCCCGCCGACACCTCGTGGGTGAGCGCGGGGTCGACAAGAGTGCGGTCAGCTTCGTCGGCTACTGGCGCGTCGGAGCCGCCTCGCCGACCCCGAAGTCGCAGGTCGGGGCCGCCGAGGGGAGCCCCTCGTGA
- a CDS encoding energy-coupling factor transporter transmembrane component T: protein MTALIADPYAEVAPRGRFLLGLNPLAKLAAPLPAMVMLIFVRDFVTPLALIALSYAVIAVGARLTARLALLLALALPAGVVVVAFGMSVWTDAARVDQSVTVLSLGSWTLYGGAVAIGLATALRLGAIIALALIAGLTTTGPDLVRATVQQLRVPYRIGYTALAAFRFVPRFGHELDVIRQAHRVRGSHGGRGPFAALARWWGYIVPLLAGAIRHAERVALAMDSRAFGAYSDRTERHLVPWRARDTVFTAAFWAASLGILFVLFPWQL from the coding sequence GTGACCGCCCTCATCGCCGACCCGTACGCCGAGGTCGCCCCCCGCGGACGATTCCTGCTCGGCCTGAATCCGCTCGCCAAGCTCGCCGCTCCCCTCCCGGCGATGGTGATGCTCATCTTCGTGCGCGACTTCGTCACGCCCTTGGCGCTCATCGCGCTGTCCTACGCGGTGATCGCCGTGGGTGCACGGCTCACCGCGCGCCTGGCGCTGCTGCTGGCCCTCGCCCTTCCCGCCGGGGTGGTCGTGGTCGCCTTCGGGATGTCGGTGTGGACGGATGCCGCCCGCGTCGACCAGTCCGTCACGGTACTCTCGCTCGGCTCCTGGACCCTGTACGGCGGCGCGGTAGCCATCGGCCTGGCCACCGCGCTGCGGCTCGGCGCGATCATCGCGCTCGCCCTGATCGCAGGGCTCACGACGACAGGCCCCGACCTCGTGCGCGCGACCGTGCAGCAGCTGCGCGTGCCGTACCGCATCGGCTACACGGCCCTCGCCGCGTTCCGTTTCGTCCCGCGCTTCGGCCACGAACTCGACGTGATCCGTCAGGCCCACCGCGTGCGCGGCTCTCACGGCGGGCGCGGGCCCTTCGCCGCGCTGGCCCGCTGGTGGGGATACATCGTGCCGTTGCTGGCCGGCGCCATCCGTCACGCCGAGCGGGTCGCCCTGGCCATGGATTCCCGAGCCTTTGGGGCCTACTCCGACCGCACCGAACGGCACCTGGTGCCCTGGCGCGCGCGCGACACCGTGTTCACCGCGGCGTTCTGGGCGGCCTCGCTCGGCATCCTGTTCGTGCTCTTCCCCTGGCAGCTCTGA